The proteins below come from a single Chryseobacterium sp. MA9 genomic window:
- a CDS encoding 50S ribosomal protein L25/general stress protein Ctc: MKSITIQGTKRENVGKKSTKALRDAELVPCVVYGGEAPLNFSAEEKAFKGLVYTPEAHTVSIEVDGKTIPAVLQDIQFHPITDKILHVDFYQLSDDKPVVMEVPVRITGRSKGVVAGGVLRQSFRKLKVRAVPANLPDEIVVDVTPLRIGNKLYIGGIKTEGYSFMHPDNAVVVAVKMSRNAMKGGAAAMDDEDEEEVVTEEGAAPAEETAAE; this comes from the coding sequence ATGAAATCTATTACAATTCAAGGTACAAAAAGAGAAAACGTGGGCAAAAAGTCTACAAAAGCTTTACGTGATGCTGAATTAGTTCCTTGTGTTGTTTATGGAGGTGAAGCACCTTTAAACTTCTCTGCTGAAGAGAAAGCTTTTAAAGGATTAGTATACACTCCTGAAGCACACACGGTATCTATTGAGGTTGACGGAAAAACAATTCCAGCTGTTCTTCAGGACATTCAGTTTCACCCAATCACTGACAAAATTCTTCACGTAGACTTCTATCAACTATCTGACGATAAGCCAGTAGTTATGGAGGTTCCTGTAAGAATTACTGGACGTTCAAAAGGTGTTGTAGCTGGTGGTGTGTTACGTCAGTCTTTCAGAAAACTAAAAGTAAGAGCTGTTCCTGCTAACTTGCCAGACGAGATCGTTGTAGATGTTACTCCATTAAGAATTGGTAACAAACTTTACATCGGAGGTATCAAAACAGAAGGATATTCTTTCATGCACCCGGACAATGCAGTAGTAGTTGCTGTTAAGATGTCTAGAAATGCAATGAAAGGAGGTGCAGCAGCAATGGATGATGAAGATGAAGAAGAAGTTGTAACTGAAGAAGGAGCAGCTCCGGCAGAAGAAACTGCAGCAGAATAA